One Mycolicibacterium goodii genomic region harbors:
- a CDS encoding cytochrome P450, giving the protein MSSTTIDSVPSFDVTDPAFSITSAEVHEAREQSWYATTPYGIAVLRYEQVSRLIKHPKLRQGSAAWPAHNGVTEGPFAEWFASWILNKEGEEHHRLRRLMNPAFSPKLIGSLVPRFQALANELIDNFAEPDRCEFVSEFAEPYAARVIAIMLGLPEDEWKVISTESTTIGLAMGVTLREDLPKIEAAVQRLYEYSDELIADRRANPREDFMTTLVNASRPDDGRLSDKELRDAILLLIFGGFDTTRNQLGLAMQTFMKHPDQWRLLGERPDLGGKAVEEVMRVNPTVRWVTREVIEDFEYEGLTLTAGTTVHLYSESAGTDPRVFEPGFDIAAERKPHFGFGGGVHHCLGHFVARSDMSEALPLLARRLRDPHELPGASWLPDSGNTGPNTLPIGFTPAP; this is encoded by the coding sequence ATGTCGTCGACCACAATCGACTCAGTCCCCAGTTTTGATGTCACCGACCCGGCGTTTTCGATCACATCTGCCGAGGTCCACGAAGCCCGCGAACAGAGCTGGTACGCGACGACCCCGTATGGGATCGCCGTACTGCGCTATGAGCAGGTCAGCCGCTTGATCAAGCACCCGAAACTGCGTCAGGGCAGCGCCGCGTGGCCGGCCCACAACGGCGTCACCGAAGGGCCGTTCGCGGAGTGGTTCGCCAGTTGGATCCTCAACAAGGAAGGCGAGGAACACCATCGGCTGCGGCGGCTCATGAACCCGGCGTTCTCGCCCAAGCTCATCGGGTCGCTGGTTCCCCGATTCCAAGCGCTGGCAAACGAACTCATCGACAACTTCGCCGAGCCAGACCGTTGTGAGTTCGTCAGCGAGTTCGCCGAGCCGTACGCGGCGCGCGTCATCGCGATCATGCTCGGCCTGCCCGAAGACGAGTGGAAGGTCATCTCGACCGAATCCACCACCATCGGCCTGGCCATGGGTGTCACCCTGCGCGAGGACCTGCCCAAGATCGAGGCCGCCGTGCAGCGCCTCTACGAGTACAGCGACGAACTGATCGCCGACCGCCGCGCCAACCCGCGCGAGGACTTCATGACCACGCTGGTGAACGCGTCGCGTCCGGACGACGGCAGGCTCAGTGACAAAGAACTACGAGATGCGATCCTGCTGTTGATCTTCGGTGGCTTCGACACCACGCGCAACCAACTCGGCCTCGCGATGCAGACGTTCATGAAGCACCCCGACCAGTGGCGGTTGCTCGGCGAGCGTCCCGATCTCGGCGGCAAGGCCGTCGAGGAGGTCATGCGCGTCAATCCCACCGTGCGGTGGGTGACCCGAGAGGTGATCGAGGATTTCGAGTACGAAGGCCTCACGCTGACCGCCGGAACCACCGTGCACCTCTACAGCGAATCGGCGGGCACCGACCCCCGCGTGTTCGAACCTGGCTTCGACATCGCGGCGGAACGCAAGCCCCACTTCGGTTTCGGGGGCGGTGTGCACCACTGCCTCGGTCACTTCGTGGCCCGCTCGGACATGAGCGAGGCGCTTCCGCTGCTCGCGCGCCGCTTACGGGACCCCCACGAACTGCCCGGCGCCAGCTGGCTGCCCGACTCGGGCAACACCGGTCCGAACACCCTTCCGATCGGCTTCACCCCCGCCCCATGA
- a CDS encoding ferredoxin: MRVTVDLNRCQDHGQCVIAAPSVFSMTDDGVLEYISTPPDSERSEVEEAADVCPLQAITIED; the protein is encoded by the coding sequence ATGCGCGTCACCGTTGATCTCAACCGCTGTCAGGACCACGGCCAGTGCGTCATCGCGGCACCCTCGGTGTTCTCGATGACCGATGACGGCGTGCTCGAATACATCAGCACCCCTCCCGATTCCGAGCGGTCCGAAGTCGAAGAGGCCGCCGACGTCTGCCCGTTGCAGGCCATCACGATCGAGGACTGA